TGTCCAGGACCATGTGCGTCGGATCGGCCAGATCGATGCGCACCTGGTGCGGGCCGGACGGCAGGCCCTGGAGGATCAGCGGCTCCCCGCTGCCGTCGGCCCAGTGCCACGGTGCGCCGTCGACGGTCACGTGGATGTGGCCGATCCGAGGGGAGACGTCCAGCGCGGCGGGGCCGTAGACCGGCACGATCCGCAGGTTCTCCGCCCGGTACCGGATGACCGCCAGGCCCTTGGCCAGTTGCTCGGGCAGGGGCGCGTCGGTGATCAGCGCGGGCGCGGGCTGGGAGGGCAGCGGCACCACCGGAGCGGGCGGCCAGGTCGGCTCGCCCAGCGCGACGGGCGCCGGAGCGGTCGGGGCAGCCGCGGCCGCCGGAGGCGCCGGGGCAGTCGGGGCGGCTTCGGTCGAGCACGCGGTCGCCAGTGCGAGAACGGAGGCGGAGGCCAGGACACGGAACACGTTCGCGGAAAGGGGCACGTGGTCAAGCTAGGTCGGCGGCGACGGTCCCCGCGTCGGTCGGACGACGTCATCGGCGTACGTCACCCGCGGGGAAGTACTGTCGAAGATCGAGGAGGAGTCCATGCCGCTGTTCGGCCGCGAGCCCGAGCTGAAGGTGCTGTCCGAGCTGATCGACGAGCCCGGCAGCCGCAGTGGCGCGTTGCTCGTCGGCGAGGCGGGGATCGGGAAGTCGGCGTTGCTCGCCGAGGCGGTCGCGCTGGCTTCGGTCGCCGGGGTGCGCGTGCTGAAGGCGACCGGGGTGGAGGCCGAACAGGACTTCGCCTATGCCGGACTGCACCAGCTGCTGTACCCGGTCCGCGCGGGCGTGGACGAACTGCCGCCCGCCCAGCGCGACGCCCTGCGGTGCGCGCTCGGTCTCGCCGAGGCCGCCGAGCCGAGTCCGTACCTGGTCGGCCTGGCCACGCTGACCCTGCTGGCCGAGCTGGCTCCGCTGCTGGTTGTCGCCGAGGACGTGCACTGGCTCGACCAGGCCAGTGTGGACGTGCTCGCGTTCGTGGCCCGCCGGATCGAAGCCGAGCCGATGGTGCTGCTCGCGGCCACCCGCGAAGGCGGGCCGCTCCAGGACGCCGGGCTGCACGTGATGCCGCTCGAGCGCCTGTCCGGTGAGAGCGCCGCCGAACTGCTCGACTCGACCGCCTTCGGCCTCGAACCGGAGGCACGGGAGCGGCTGCTGGCCGAGGCCGCCGGGAACCCGCTGGCCCTCACCGAACTGCCCGGCGCGCTCGACCGCCTTGACCC
The genomic region above belongs to Amycolatopsis sp. YIM 10 and contains:
- a CDS encoding DUF6130 family protein, producing MPLSANVFRVLASASVLALATACSTEAAPTAPAPPAAAAAPTAPAPVALGEPTWPPAPVVPLPSQPAPALITDAPLPEQLAKGLAVIRYRAENLRIVPVYGPAALDVSPRIGHIHVTVDGAPWHWADGSGEPLILQGLPSGPHQVRIDLADPTHMVLDSKTVEFTIP